One Phoenix dactylifera cultivar Barhee BC4 chromosome 14, palm_55x_up_171113_PBpolish2nd_filt_p, whole genome shotgun sequence DNA window includes the following coding sequences:
- the LOC103711621 gene encoding MA3 DOMAIN-CONTAINING TRANSLATION REGULATORY FACTOR 1-like — MASQNERFAKDEKREVLDTVAQNAGVFSLSLRSTTSLVSNQHHIVGIRHVRTHSGKLERVMQCSLDGLCTLGEFLNTRSSSCLDRSDPNYNSGEQESYHLEGATIFNPLDDYKKSVTTIIKEYFNIGDVDLVASDLKSLESNEHHPYFVKKLVSMAMDRHDREKEMASILLSTLYASVISSTQISQGFVMLLESADDLVIDILDAVDILALFIARAIVDEILPPAFLLRAKRTLFMSSLGLLILQTTEKKYLSVPHHAEFVQQRWGGSTHATVEVVKKKILDLLREYIQSGDVKKACRCIKDLEVSFYHHEVVKQALILAMEIKTSEKLILKLLKEATEECLISSCQMLKGFSRIIDSLDDLTLDIPLTKDTFQLLVPKAISEGWLDSSFLVTFSNAAGENRHENEKKLRHFKEESIKIICEYFLSDDIPELIKSLKDLAALEYNPIFLKKLIRLAMDRTIRKKEMTSILLFELHLEVFSSEDFVNGFIMLLESVEDTRLDILDVSNELAFFLARAVIDEVLVPFDLDEINSKLPRNCSGREVVRMARSLISARHGGERILRCWGGGIGWALEDVKDKIAKLLEEYESGGDLREACHCIRNLAMPFFNHEVVKRTLVMAMEKKNDGLLFLLEECYGEGLITINQMTKGFSRVRDGLDDLALDIPNAGQSFDLYVEHAMKHGWLLPSFNAGTL, encoded by the exons GTAGTCTTGATGGACTGTGCACTTTGGGAGAATTTCTTAATACTCGATCGAGTTCGTGCCTTGATAGAAGTGACCCAAACTATAATAGTGGCGAG CAGGAATCTTATCATCTAGAAGGTGCTACCATTTTCAACCCATTGGATGACTATAAAAAGTCTGTGACTACAATTATCAAGGAATACTTCAACATTGGAGATGTGGACTTGGTAGCCTCTGATCTAAAAAGCCTCGAGTCCAATGAGCACCATCCCTACTttgttaagaagcttgtgtCCATGGCTATGGATAGACAtgacagagagaaagagatggcCTCAATTTTGCTATCAACCTTATATGCTAGTGTGATAAGCTCTACTCAAATTAGCCAAGGCTTTGTTATGCTTCTTGAATCCGCAGATGATTTGGTGATTGACATACTTGATGCAGTTGATATCTTAGCTCTCTTCATAGCCCGTGCAATTGTTGATGAAATACTACCTCCAGCTTTTCTTCTTCGAGCAAAGAGAACATTGTTCATGTCCTCTTTAGGGCTTCTAATTTTACAAACCACTGAAAAAAAATATCTATCAGTTCCACACCATGCAGAGTTTGTTCAACAACGATGGGGTGGTAGTACCCATGCCACTGTTGAAGTAGTTAAGAAAAAGATTTTAGACCTATTGAGAGAATATATTCAGAGTGGAGATGTGAAAAAAGCCTGCAGGTGTATTAAGGACCTAGAAGTTTCATTCTACCATCATGAGGTTGTGAAACAGGCTTTGATCCTTGCCATGGAGATAAAGACTTCAGAGAAACTGATATTGAAGCTACTAAAAGAAGCTACTGAAGAATGTCTAATCAGTTCTTGTCAGATGTTGAAAGGATTTTCCCGAATCATTGATAGTCTCGATGATTTGACACTTGATATTCCCTTAACCAAAGATACCTTTCAGTTACTAGTTCCAAAAGCAATCTCTGAAGGATGGCTTGATTCTTCATTCTTGGTCACATTTTCTAATGCAGCTGGCGAAAATAGACATGAGAATGAGAAGAAGTTAAGGCATTTTAAGGAAGAATCTATAAAGATAATTTGTGAGTATTTTTTGTCAGATGATATACCTGAGCTTATCAAAAGCCTTAAAGATCTTGCTGCTCTAGAATACAATCCTATTTTCCTCAAAAAATTGATAAGACTTGCAATGGATAGGACAATTAgaaaaaaggaaatgacttctATTCTCCTATTTGAACTTCATCTTGAGGTCTTCTCAAGCGAAGATTTTGTGAATGGATTTATAATGCTTTTGGAGTCTGTGGAGGACACTAGACTAGACATTTTAGATGTCTCAAATGAGCTAGCTTTTTTCCTAGCTAGAGCAGTGATTGATGAGGTATTGGTCCCATTCGATTTAGATGAAATTAATAGTAAGCTCCCACGCAATTGCAGTGGTAGAGAAGTTGTTCGGATGGCTCGCTCACTTATTTCTGCACGTCATGGTGGAGAGAGGATACTAAGATGCTGGGGTGGTGGCATCGGTTGGGCATTGGAGGATGTAAAGGACAAAATTGCAAAACTTCTAGAAGAATATGAGAGTGGAGGTGATCTAAGGGAAGCTTGTCATTGCATTCGTAACCTTGCTATGCCTTTCTTCAATCATGAAGTAGTAAAGAGAACTTTGGTTATggcaatggaaaagaaaaatgatggcCTCCTATTTCTACTAGAAGAGTGCTATGGTGAAGGGTTGATTACCATCAATCAGATGACAAAAGGCTTCTCTAGGGTCAGAGATGGCCTAGATGATCTAGCCCTTGATATCCCAAATGCAGGACAAAGTTTTGACTTATATGTAGAGCATGCCATgaagcatggatggctcttaCCATCCTTCAATGCTGGTACACTATAG